In Shewanella sp. GD04112, the sequence GATCCATGCGCCATCAGAGAGCCAACTGGTGCAAATTGAGCAAGACTATAAGTTAGATAGCAACAAAGCCATGCAGTTTATTGCTTATTTACAGCAAAGGCTGAGCGGCAATTTGGGCGTTTCCGTCACCTCGCACCAGAGCGTGGCCGAAGAATTAAGCTCTGTACTACCCGCCTCCTTCGAACTCGCCGTCATGGCGGCCGTGATAGCCATTGGTTTAGGTGTGCCGCTTGGCGTGTTGGCCTCCCAGAGTCAGCATAAACTCACCCAAAATACCATTATGGCGATTACCCTGACGGGCTATTCTGTTCCTGTATTCTGGTTAGGTTTGTATTTGTCACTCTGGTTTGGTGTCGACTTAGGCTGGCTGCCCATTTCAGGGCAACTCAATCTTTTATATGAGATAAAACCCGTTACAGGATTTATGTTGGTCGACATTTTGCTGTCTGATTCTGAATATCGCATATCTGCCTTTAAAGATGCCTTATTGCATATCGTACTGCCCGCCACCACACTCGCAGTGCTACCTTTTACCGTGGTCGTACGCAGCACTCGCTCGGCAATGATGAATGTGATGAACCAAACCTTTATCCGCGCCGCCGAAGCCAGAGGCATGCACACCAATACCATTATTTTGCGCCACGCCTTACCCAATGCGCTGATCCCAGTATTAAAGCATTTGGGGTTAATGCTCGGAGCATTTGCGAGCTATGCGATTGTTGTTGAAATGATTTTCTCTTGGCCGGGTGTGGGTTCTTGGTTGGTGTCGGGTATTTATCAGCGGGATTATACGGTTATCCAAGGCGGGATTTTAGCCGTGGCCTTGTTGATCATCTTTT encodes:
- a CDS encoding ABC transporter permease, whose product is MFRYLLRRLNLFLATSLVMVGVLFYATGLFPVERTFALTGIHAPSESQLVQIEQDYKLDSNKAMQFIAYLQQRLSGNLGVSVTSHQSVAEELSSVLPASFELAVMAAVIAIGLGVPLGVLASQSQHKLTQNTIMAITLTGYSVPVFWLGLYLSLWFGVDLGWLPISGQLNLLYEIKPVTGFMLVDILLSDSEYRISAFKDALLHIVLPATTLAVLPFTVVVRSTRSAMMNVMNQTFIRAAEARGMHTNTIILRHALPNALIPVLKHLGLMLGAFASYAIVVEMIFSWPGVGSWLVSGIYQRDYTVIQGGILAVALLIIFLSILIEVLHTVFNPLSRKDLYASN